CCGATACCCTCCTTCTGGTCCGCTATTCGTCCTCGCCGCCGTCGGATTGCAGTCGCTTCGTCGTCTGGACCAGCGGATGTCGCGCGTAGTCGACGACGTTGATGTCGTCGATCCGCTCCAGCCCTTCTTTTTCGGCCGTCCGTGCCATCCCCAGATCGATCTCGTGATCGATGACGATGACGTAGGCGTCCATCTCGTCGATGTCCAGCCGATCGGCCGCGAGCACGCGATGGTGGCCGTCCGCCAGCAAGAGAGTGCCGCCGTTGTCTATCACGACGAGCGGCTCAGCGAGCCCGCGCTCGAGCTCGTATCGCCGGCCCTCGAGCTCGTCCGCGTAGACCCGACCCTGTGTGGGGGTCAGGTCAGCGAGCGCGACGGTGCGGCGCTCTTCGGTCAGGTCGATCTCGTGGATCTGTTCCAGGGTTCGCATCAGCTTGCCGACCTTTTCGGGCGTCGCGCGTTCTATCTGACTGCGGATGACGTCCGCGTTGGAGATGATCCCGACGAGGTTGCCAGCGTCGTCGACGACGGGCAGCTTCTGAATCCCCGATCGGAGGATGACGCGCGCGGCGTCGGTCACCTTCATATCGGGGTGGGCGACCAGGAGATCGGTCGCCATCACTTTGAAAATCGGATCGCCGTCGTCCGCGAGCAACAGATCGCGGGCGCTGATGAAGCCCTCGACGCGGCGTCGCTCGCAGACGGGGAAGCCGCTGTGTTCCTCGCTTTCCGCGATCCGCGTCGCGACCTGCCCGACGGTTTCGTCGGGCGATACCGTCGCGACATCGCGTGTCATGTAGTCCTTGACCTTGGGCTTCGTCCGATCCGACGCGACCTCCATAGTGGGACACACGGGGCCGGCGCGCAAAAGTACTGGCTTCCCCGCGGTCGGAGACTCGCTTCGAGAGCCGACACTGTCGTCCGGGTCGCGCGAAATTTCGTCCCCATCGACGAACCCGGGAGTCAGCGCCCGCTCGGTGCGCCAGCGTTCCTACGCCGACTCGCCGTCTTCCGGCTCGCCGCGCTGGGTGAACAGCCACTCGCTGGTCTGCGTGTAGGCGCCGACCGGGACTCCCGGCCGCGAGTCGATCGACTCGAAGAATCGGTTGGTGATGACCTCCTCGACGACGCTGACGATCGACTCGATCTCCTCCTCGTCGTCCGCACTGCCCAGAATACCGATCTCGAGTTGCGCGCCGGCCATATCGGCGTGGCCACCGGCGCTCCCGATTCGATCGAACGCGTCGCGAAGCGTCTCCCCGAGATCGACGTCCGCGGCCCGGGATCGGGCCGACAGGAAGACCATCTCGTCGGCGAATCCGAAGACCAGCGTCGTATCGATGCCCTCCATCGCGAGTAACTGGTCGGCCGCCTGGGGGAGCGCATCCCGGTCGCCGATTCGACCGACGCTGGCGACGGCGACCGAATCCCGCTGGACCCGGTTCTTGATCGCTCGTGCGATCGTCTCGAGAGTATCGCCCTCGAGCGAGGGCTGTTCGATCTGATCCAGCAGCGAGGTATCGACGTGGGGCCACAGTAGCGACGCGGCACGAAAGTCGGCGGGAGAGACTTCCCTGGAGAAGTCGTTCGTGTCGACCCGGATTCCGTACAGCAGGGCCGTCGCCGTCGCCGGATCGAAGTCGAGATCGACGTGATCGAGGTACTCGGTCAGGACGGTGCTGGTCGCGCCCGCCTGCTGGCGCAGATCGACGAACTCGCCGGGGACCGGTCCGCGAGGCGGATGGTGGTCGATGACGATATCCACGTGGAGATCCGCCGGGAGCTGGTCGTTGACACCGGGCCGAGAGTGATCGACGAGTGCGAAGGCCGAGTACTCCCCGAGCGAGTCGTTTCGGTCCAGGTTTCGCAGGTTCAGGCCGAGGAGGTTGACCATCGCCCGGTTCTCTTGGTGGGAAATGTTCCCGAAATAGCAGGCGTCGGCGTCGACGCCGACCGACTCGGCGATGGCGACCAGCGCGACCGCGCTCGCGATCGCGTCCGGATCCGGGTTGTCGTGGGCGACGACCGCGAGCCGGCCGTCGATCCCAACGAGCTGCTTCCGGAGTTCGATCGCGGATTCGGCCGTCGGCATCGCCGTTCCGCCGATCACTCGATCGGCAATGGCGGCCGTCGGATCGACGACGTGGTCCGCCAGCTCGTCGAACCGCTGTCGGTCGGCCGCCGTCGCGTTGCCGCCCAGATACCCCACGATCGACGCCGCCGGGAACCGCTCTCGGGCCGCCTCGAGGGCGGCTCGGTTGACGTCGGTACGGTCGCTGGCGACGAAGATAACGTCCGGGTGATCGACGTTCTCGATCGCGTCGGGATCGGCGGGATCGGCACTGCGAGCCGGCACGCTTTCCTCGCGCAACGTTTCCACGACGGTCTCGTCGTCAGTGATGACGAGTCGCCGGTCGCCGTCGCGCTCGGGCAGCCGCTCCGTCACCTGTCGGCAGATCGTCCCGCAGCCGAGCACGAGCCGGAAAACCATTTGTCGCGGCTTGCAACCCCTGCGGGTAAAAGCTACCGGGTCGCCCGCGGGATCCTCAGACGATGATCGCGGTCGCCGCCTCGGTCGCGGCGTCGGCGATCGGACTGAATGCTGGCAGGATCAGGACCGTCAGCACTGCCGCAGCGATGATCGCCGCGTAGAGCCCGGTCGGCTGTGCGAGCCGCTCCCGGTCGAGAATCGGCTCCTCGATCCAGAGTGCCTTGACGAGCCGCGAGTAGTAGTACAGCGAGAGCGCGCTGTTGATCACCAGCGCGGCGGCGAGAACGAGCAAGATCGTGTTGTCCGCGGCCGCTTCGATGGTCGCGGTGTACAGCAGGTACTTGCTCGCGAAGCCGGCGAAGGGCGGGACGCCCGCAAGGCTGAACATGAAGACGGCCATCGCGGCGCAGGCGAAGGGCGCCTGCTTCGAGAGGCCGTTGTAGTCCTCGAACGTCCGGCCGACGCCCCAGTACTCCGCCAGCCCGACGAACAGGAACGCGCCCGTGTTCATGAAGCCGTAGACCAGCAGGTGCATCATGGCGGCCCCCATGACGGCGTCGCCGCCGTCTGCCGAGAGGGCCGCGAGTCCGATCAGCACGTAGCCGGCGTGCCCGATCGAGGAGTACGCGAGCATCCGCTTGACGTTCTCCTGGGTCGCCGCCGCGAAGTTCCCGACCGTCATCGTGACGATCGCGAGAATGCCGAAGGCGAGCGTCCAGTCGACGCCGATCACGGCGGTCGTCGCCTCGAGCGGGAACGCCGTCGCGAACACGCGGAAGGCGAGCACGAAGCCGGCGGCCTTCGAGGCCGAGGAGAGGAACGCCGAGATCGGCGCGGGCGCGCCCTCGTAGGCCTCGGGGGCCCAGAAGTGGAACGGGACGCTCGCGGTCTTGAACGCGATCCCGCCGATCAGCATGAGGATGCCGAGTCCGAGGAGGCCGCCCATCTCGACGACGTTCTGGTCGGAGCTTTCGAGCGCCCCGGCGATCGCCTCGAGTTGCAGCGAGCCGGTCGCGCCGTAGACCAGCGAGACGCCGTAGACGAAGATCGCCGACGACAGCGCGCCGATCAGGAAGTACTTCAGCCCGGCTTCGACGCTGCCGCGGTTGTCCTTCAGGATGGCGACCAGGGCGTACGAGGGGAGGCTCGTCAGCTCGAGCGCGATGAAGATCGTCACGAGGCTGTTCGAGGCGGCCATCATCGACATCCCGGTCGCGGCGAGGATGACCAGCGAGTAGTACTCGGCCTGATAGGTGTGATCCCGCAGGTAGTCGTAGCTCGCGACCGCGACGAGGGCGGTGACGACGGCGATGATGATCATGAAGTACAGCGCCAGTTGGTCGACGACGAACTGGCCGTTCATGACGTCGATGACGCCGTGGTTCTCGATTCCGGTCGCGCCGACGCCGGCGGCGGTGTACCAGACCGCGACGGCGAGCGACGCCAGTGAGCCGACGATCGCGGTGCCGGCGAGCAGCGAGCGATTCGTCGAGTGCGGGTCGATGCTGTCGAGCAGGAACAACACGAGCGCCGTCCCCGCCAGGATCAGTGCCGGCGCGAGCGCCATCCAGTCGGGGAGCTCGAAGACCGCCATCAGCGCTCACCTCCGATGATCGGATCGATTGCGTCGGTTATCATGTCGAAGATCAGGTCGGGGGCCACGCCGAGGGCGATGATGAGCCCCAGCAACACGACCATCGACGCGACGTCGTGCACGGGCGCACGGCCCACCTCGTAGTCGGTTTCGAGTCGATACGGTCCGAACACCGTCCGCTGGAGCGCGAACAGCAGATAGCCGGCGACGATGACGATGCCGAACATCGCGAGCGAGGTGAACACGGCCGAGTACGCGAGCAACTCGGAGCCGAAGGAGCCGAAGAAGATGAAGTACTCGGCGGCGAAGCCGCTCATCAGCGGCAGTCCCATGTAGCCGAAGGCACCGGCGATGAGGATTCCGACCGCGATCGGCATCCGATCCGCCATCCCGGACATGTCGGTGACCATCCGGGTGTGGGTCGCGTTGTAGATGACGCCGACGGCCATGAACATCAGTCCCGAGATCAGGCCGTGGGAGATCATCTGGAAGGTCGCGCCGCCGATCCCGAACTGGGTGTAGGCGACCAGTCCGAGGATGACGTATCCCATCGAGGACACGGACGAGTAGGCGACGATCCGCTTCAGGTCCGTCTGTGCGAGCGCCAGCATCGCGCCGTAGATGACGCTGATCACCGCGATCGCCGCGATCGGGACCGCGTAGGCCTCGACCTGGTCCGGGAACATCGTGAAGTTGAACCGGAGCAGGGCGTAGGTCCCCATCTTCAGCAGGACGCCGGCCAGCAGTATCGAGGCCGGGGTCGGGGCCTCGACGTGGGCGTCGGGTAGCCACGTGTGGAAGGGGACGATCGGCACCTTCACCGCGAAACCGAGGAACATCCCGATGAAGACGACGGACGCGAGTGCCGTCCCACCGAGACCGAAGAGTCCCTCGGGCCCGCCGTTGACCATCGCCGTCGCGATTTCTGGCAGGGCGAAGGACGTCACCGAGTCGCCGAGCCCGAAGACGAGCGCGATGAACGACCCGAACATCACCAGCGACGCCACGTTCGTGTAGACGAAGAACTTGATCGCGGCGTACTTCCGTCGCGGGCCGCCCCAGATACCGATCAGCAGGTACATCGGGATCAGGACCGCCTCCCAGAAGATGAACCAGACGAAGAAATCGAGCGCCGAGAAGACGCCGATCAGGTTCGCCTCGATGAACAGGATGAGCCCGTAGAACTGGGACTCCCGTTCGTCGATCGGCGTCCACGAACTCACGGTCGCCAGCGTACAGAGGATCGTCGTCAGAACGACCAGCGGCAGGCTGATACCGTCCAGACCGACGAACCACGAGATCGAGTAGTCGCCGATCTCGAGCCACGCCAGCTGCGATTCGAACGCCAGCTCGCCATCGAGCAAGGCGTTCCCGCTGCCGTCGAAGGCG
This portion of the Natrinema salinisoli genome encodes:
- a CDS encoding CBS domain-containing protein; this encodes MEVASDRTKPKVKDYMTRDVATVSPDETVGQVATRIAESEEHSGFPVCERRRVEGFISARDLLLADDGDPIFKVMATDLLVAHPDMKVTDAARVILRSGIQKLPVVDDAGNLVGIISNADVIRSQIERATPEKVGKLMRTLEQIHEIDLTEERRTVALADLTPTQGRVYADELEGRRYELERGLAEPLVVIDNGGTLLLADGHHRVLAADRLDIDEMDAYVIVIDHEIDLGMARTAEKEGLERIDDINVVDYARHPLVQTTKRLQSDGGEDE
- a CDS encoding DHH family phosphoesterase, with product MVFRLVLGCGTICRQVTERLPERDGDRRLVITDDETVVETLREESVPARSADPADPDAIENVDHPDVIFVASDRTDVNRAALEAARERFPAASIVGYLGGNATAADRQRFDELADHVVDPTAAIADRVIGGTAMPTAESAIELRKQLVGIDGRLAVVAHDNPDPDAIASAVALVAIAESVGVDADACYFGNISHQENRAMVNLLGLNLRNLDRNDSLGEYSAFALVDHSRPGVNDQLPADLHVDIVIDHHPPRGPVPGEFVDLRQQAGATSTVLTEYLDHVDLDFDPATATALLYGIRVDTNDFSREVSPADFRAASLLWPHVDTSLLDQIEQPSLEGDTLETIARAIKNRVQRDSVAVASVGRIGDRDALPQAADQLLAMEGIDTTLVFGFADEMVFLSARSRAADVDLGETLRDAFDRIGSAGGHADMAGAQLEIGILGSADDEEEIESIVSVVEEVITNRFFESIDSRPGVPVGAYTQTSEWLFTQRGEPEDGESA
- a CDS encoding NADH-quinone oxidoreductase subunit N, with the protein product MAVFELPDWMALAPALILAGTALVLFLLDSIDPHSTNRSLLAGTAIVGSLASLAVAVWYTAAGVGATGIENHGVIDVMNGQFVVDQLALYFMIIIAVVTALVAVASYDYLRDHTYQAEYYSLVILAATGMSMMAASNSLVTIFIALELTSLPSYALVAILKDNRGSVEAGLKYFLIGALSSAIFVYGVSLVYGATGSLQLEAIAGALESSDQNVVEMGGLLGLGILMLIGGIAFKTASVPFHFWAPEAYEGAPAPISAFLSSASKAAGFVLAFRVFATAFPLEATTAVIGVDWTLAFGILAIVTMTVGNFAAATQENVKRMLAYSSIGHAGYVLIGLAALSADGGDAVMGAAMMHLLVYGFMNTGAFLFVGLAEYWGVGRTFEDYNGLSKQAPFACAAMAVFMFSLAGVPPFAGFASKYLLYTATIEAAADNTILLVLAAALVINSALSLYYYSRLVKALWIEEPILDRERLAQPTGLYAAIIAAAVLTVLILPAFSPIADAATEAATAIIV
- a CDS encoding complex I subunit 4 family protein, with translation MMIEALIAVALLGALITFVAPNRIAGKLAFAISLVPAAISLWLFTAFDGSGNALLDGELAFESQLAWLEIGDYSISWFVGLDGISLPLVVLTTILCTLATVSSWTPIDERESQFYGLILFIEANLIGVFSALDFFVWFIFWEAVLIPMYLLIGIWGGPRRKYAAIKFFVYTNVASLVMFGSFIALVFGLGDSVTSFALPEIATAMVNGGPEGLFGLGGTALASVVFIGMFLGFAVKVPIVPFHTWLPDAHVEAPTPASILLAGVLLKMGTYALLRFNFTMFPDQVEAYAVPIAAIAVISVIYGAMLALAQTDLKRIVAYSSVSSMGYVILGLVAYTQFGIGGATFQMISHGLISGLMFMAVGVIYNATHTRMVTDMSGMADRMPIAVGILIAGAFGYMGLPLMSGFAAEYFIFFGSFGSELLAYSAVFTSLAMFGIVIVAGYLLFALQRTVFGPYRLETDYEVGRAPVHDVASMVVLLGLIIALGVAPDLIFDMITDAIDPIIGGER